The genomic region TTCGGGGCCCGGACGCCACCGGTGCACGTTCCGGACGCCCTCCGATCGCGGCCCGGACGCCCTCGGATCACTCGCCGGCGGAGCCGCCCTCGACGACGGTGGTGTTGCGCCCGTGGTTGATGACCTCGGGGTCGCCCGAGGCGAAGGCCACCTCGTTGTCCACTCCCACCAGCACGATCTTGTCCGCCGAGCCCACGTTGACCGTGGTTCCGCGACCGGTCGCCTTCACCAGGCCGCAGGCGCCGTCCAGGACGACGTGGGCGTCGTCGGCGGTCACCACGACCTCGCGGTTGGCGCAGTCCTCGCGCACCTCGGCGCCGTTGTCCACGATGACCAGTTCGTACTCGTCGTCGACGGCCCGCTCGGCCTCCTCCTCGCCTCGGTCGCCCACTCCGGGCCGGTGGGCGGCCCCCTCGGCCTCCTCGGTACCGCCGATGGCCAGGCCGCAGCCCGCGAGCAGGGATCCGAGCACGACGATCCCGCCCGTGGCCGCCAGAAGTCGAACCCTCATGCGTTCCCCCACCGCCGGACACCGGCAAAAACGACATACACCGTGAACAGCCCCAAGCGTATGTCACGCGGAGGTAACTGCGCGACCCGATCGAGCCTGAAATGTGCTCGTTACGTAATGGGAAGACGCAGCTCACAGGAGTCCGCGAGGCCGGAACCCCGGCCCCGGCGGGCCCCGGTCACTTCACCCCGGCGGCGTCCATCCCCCGGAGTTCACGCTTCAACTCACCGATCTCGTCCCGCAGCCGGGCCGCCAGCTCGAACTGCAGGTCCGCCGCGGCCTGGTGCATCTGCGCGCTCAACTGGTCGATGAGACCCGCCAGCTCGGCCCGCGGCATGGCCGCGACGTCCGTGCGCTCACCCAGCGCCGGCACCGGCGCGCGCTCGCCCTTGGCCCCCGCCTGCCGGTACCCGGTGGCCATGAGCTGCTCGGTGTCCACGTCCTCCCGGTTGAGGGAGTCCAGGATATCGGCGATCTGCTTGCGCAGCGGCGTCGGGTCGATCCCGTGCTCGGTGTTGTAGGCGATCTGCTTGTCGCGGCGGCGGTTGGTCTCCTCGATCGCCGCCCGCATGGAGTCGGTGACGTTGTCCGCGTACATGTGCACCTGGCCGGCCACGTTACGGGCCGCACGGCCGATGGTCTGGATCAGGGAGGTCTCCGAACGCAGGAAGCCCTCCTTGTCCGCGTCCAGGATCGCCACCAGCGACACCTCGGGCAGGTCCAGGCCCTCACGCAGCAGGTTGATGCCCACCAGCACGTCGTACTCGCCCACCCGCAGCTCGCGCAGCAGCTCCACCCGGCGCAGCGTGTCCACCTCGCTGTGCAGGTACCGCACCCGGATGCCCATCTCCGCGAAGTAGTCCGTGAGGTCCTCGGCCATCTTCTTGGTCAGCGTGGTCACCAGCACCCGCTCCCGGCGCTCGGCCCGCTCGCGGATCTCGTGCACCAGGTCGTCGATCTGCCCGTCGGTGGGCTTGACCAGCACCTCCGGGTCGATCAGCCCGGTCGGACGGATCACCTGCTCCACGACGTCGCCACCGCTCTGGCGCAGCTCGTAGCGGCCCGGCGTCGCCGACAGGTACACCGTCTGCCCGATCCGCTCGGTGAACTCCTCCCACCGCAGCGGCCGGTTGTCCATCGCCGACGGCAGCCGGAACCCGTGGTCGACCAGCGTGCGCTTGCGCGCCGCGTCGCCCTCGTACATCGCACCGATCTGCGGGACCGTCACGTGCGACTCGTCCAGCACCAGCAGGAAGTCCTCGGGGAAGTAGTCCAGCAGCGTGTTGGGCGGACTGCCCGGCTCCCGGCCGTCGAAGTGCCGCGAGTAGTTCTCGATGCCCGAACACGACCCGAGCTGGCGCATCATCTCCAGGTCGTGGGTGGTGCGCATCCGCAGGCGCTGGGCCTCCAGCAGCTTGCCCTGGCCCTCCAGCTCCGCCAGGCGCTCGCCCAGCTCGGCCTCGATGGAGGCCACCGCCCGCTCCGTGCGCTCCTCGCCGGCCACGTAGTGCGAGGCGGGGAAGATGAACATCTCCTGGCTCTCGCCCAGCACCTCGCCGGTCAACGGGTGCAGGGTCAGCAGCCGCTCGACCTCGTCACCGAACATCTCGATGCGGATCGCCAGCTCCTCGTAGACCGGGATGATCTCGATGGTGTCCCCGCGCACCCGGAAGGTGCCGCGGGTGAAGGCCACGTCGTTGCGCGAGTACTGCATCTCCACCAGGCGCCGCAGCAGGTCGTCGCGGTCCACCTCCATGCCCACCGACAGCTGCGCCATCCGGTCCACGTACTCCTGCGGGGTGCCCAGGCCGTAGATGCACGACACCGACGCCACCACGATCGTGTCCCGCCGGGTCAGCAGCGAGTTCGTCGCGGAGTGCCGCAGGCGCTCCACCTCGTCGTTGATCGACGAGTCCTTCTCGATGTAGGTGTCGCTCTGCGGGACGTAGGCCTCGGGCTGGTAGTAGTCGTAGTACGACACGAAGTACTCGACCGCGTTGTTCGGCAGCATCTGCCGCAGCTCGTTGGCGAACTGGGCGGCCAGCGTCTTGTTGGGCTGCATCACCAGCGTGGGCCGCTGGAGCTGCTCCACCGTCCACGCCACCGACGCCGTCTTGCCCGTACCGGTCGCCCCCAGCAGGACCGTGTGCCGGTCCCCCGCCCGCACCCGCCGGGTGATCTCGGCGATCGCGCCCGGCTGGTCCCCCGCCGGGGTCATGTCGGAGACGACCTCGAAGGGTGCCTCACTGCGCTTGATGTCGCTGACCGGTCGCACGTCGTCGCCCTCTTCTCGCATCGAACGGTGGGCCGCCCCGCGCCCACGTGTCCCTCTCCCCCAACGCTACCGACCGCCACGGACATCCCGAGGGGCGCCGAACGGATCCCGCGATCCACCGAAGGAGGGCCGAACACCCCTGACCGGGAGGGGCCCGCGCGGTTACCATCGAATC from Nocardiopsis aegyptia harbors:
- a CDS encoding DUF3060 domain-containing protein; amino-acid sequence: MRVRLLAATGGIVVLGSLLAGCGLAIGGTEEAEGAAHRPGVGDRGEEEAERAVDDEYELVIVDNGAEVREDCANREVVVTADDAHVVLDGACGLVKATGRGTTVNVGSADKIVLVGVDNEVAFASGDPEVINHGRNTTVVEGGSAGE
- the uvrB gene encoding excinuclease ABC subunit UvrB; translation: MRPVSDIKRSEAPFEVVSDMTPAGDQPGAIAEITRRVRAGDRHTVLLGATGTGKTASVAWTVEQLQRPTLVMQPNKTLAAQFANELRQMLPNNAVEYFVSYYDYYQPEAYVPQSDTYIEKDSSINDEVERLRHSATNSLLTRRDTIVVASVSCIYGLGTPQEYVDRMAQLSVGMEVDRDDLLRRLVEMQYSRNDVAFTRGTFRVRGDTIEIIPVYEELAIRIEMFGDEVERLLTLHPLTGEVLGESQEMFIFPASHYVAGEERTERAVASIEAELGERLAELEGQGKLLEAQRLRMRTTHDLEMMRQLGSCSGIENYSRHFDGREPGSPPNTLLDYFPEDFLLVLDESHVTVPQIGAMYEGDAARKRTLVDHGFRLPSAMDNRPLRWEEFTERIGQTVYLSATPGRYELRQSGGDVVEQVIRPTGLIDPEVLVKPTDGQIDDLVHEIRERAERRERVLVTTLTKKMAEDLTDYFAEMGIRVRYLHSEVDTLRRVELLRELRVGEYDVLVGINLLREGLDLPEVSLVAILDADKEGFLRSETSLIQTIGRAARNVAGQVHMYADNVTDSMRAAIEETNRRRDKQIAYNTEHGIDPTPLRKQIADILDSLNREDVDTEQLMATGYRQAGAKGERAPVPALGERTDVAAMPRAELAGLIDQLSAQMHQAAADLQFELAARLRDEIGELKRELRGMDAAGVK